The sequence AGGGGtggttttaattttctgtatagtaaacttgtgcaaaattttaaagactttaatTTCGAGACGCGAAGTACATAAAACATTATAGGGTCGAGTCGTGATCGCCAGTAACTCTGTAAACGTCACGTTCTGATATTTCAATCAAATATAACGTGTTTATTTCGAATTTTTCTGTCTTTTACTGAGTGAACTTGAACTTCTTTGTTCATATTCACTTTGATATGTTTTAATTAAGTGATAATTACGTTTCTTTAGTTACATTCATTTCGAGGTGTTGATGCAAACCgtaatttttgtgcaaaatatcTTAAAACTAGGCCCCAAACGACAACCATGCACCAGAGTGAATGAAAACCGAAAAAGGTATACTCCATTTTATAAATTCCAGGTACGATATTGTATGCTGCTCGACATTTTCAAGTGTATTTCTCGCAAAAAGTCATCCACGATATCTATCACACACTGGGACGTCCCACTACAGGGATGTGCCGTAATGTGCAGATCCTTTTCACGTTTGCGTCAAACAATAAATTGTCTCTCCACTGATTGCGACATCACCCCCCAAACGGTAGTGGAGTGACCGCGGTCAAACATCGATCCGTATTTAGCTTGGTCTGTGGTTAAATGTCCGTTTGAAATATTCTCGTAGTTACTGAGTGTAGACAATCGGGGGAAGTCACCCATTGACTGCTCCAGATAACGAGGCTATGATATCGCGTGTTCTCTTTGCCAATTCAGCGATATCCAGGTGCTACGTGACAGGTAATCCCTTCCGCAATCTGGTCACGCCACAAAACACACGTTGGTCGCATTGGGAGGGGTCGTGCCCGACACATGATTGTCAGATTGTGAACGAAGCAGAGTACACATGTACGCTCAGTAGTGGAATAAGCCAAGAATGAATCCGTTTTTTCATGCAGTTCTTCTTCGGTGGTCGTTTTATAAATCTTGTACTTCGTTATTTAGCCAGTGATGTATTTTCGATCTAGTTCAATTCAAAGGCACGTATCGTTAAAGAAATTTTGCAATTCCATACTTCTATATTATCACAAACAGAATTTTCAGGCAGCAATACGGCAGCATTTAGAGCCAACGCGATTTATCTTGTAACACCCCTCCTCAATAAGACAGCACCACGTTAGGCAGGACACTCACAGGGAAGCCaggaagaaaaaacaaacaaacaaacaaataaataaacaaaaatatacaaacatacagaggcatacaaatacataaataaataacaaacaaaaatacagacaaacataaacaaacaaacaatatcatgaataaataacaaacataccaacagataaacatctatttatatttatattctatCTCTCCATctatatctatctgtctatctatctatctctctctctctctctctctctctctctctctctctctctctctctctctctctctctctctctctatataatgtgtgtgtgtaagagATAACAGCATATCGAAAAAAAGACTGAAATAATTAACTGAACCGCTCATGCCACATATTCTACCACGGCGGTATCACTCTTCCCTATACTataatcaaccaatcagaataTTACAACAAAGTGACAGAATATCTTTTGTCTTTTTCTAGTCAAGGTAACCACAGCATAACGAGGATAACAGGTTGCCCAATATCTTTGGTATATTTCATGATcgtttttgatacacagatggTCAAGTTCACCACCTGGCTCATCGCTTGTCTGAGTACTCATTGTTGAGGCACTACTTCAAGCCTACTGCCCCCTTTAATGATAAACATTGGGACACCACTTCCGATAAAATGCTGATTAAGTCTACCTGGTAAGAAAACCACCACGACGGTGAAAATTCACTTTCATCTGAACAATAAGCTTACGTACTCTGATGTAACTAACATTTCAAAAGGTTTATCTGGTTTTATGGAGGACTCGAAGGTCCGGGATCAACATTGAGTCTTCAAAGCGTTGATAACAACgcgcacacagacagacatatacacgTACACACTATCAAGCAAAAGCGTGTCTTTACTTGAACGGGACAAACTGATGGGACAATGTTGAATACGGGGTTGCATTGCGCTTTAGAGGTCAAGTGTAACGAAACTATTGGAACTGACTTTGATTTTATCACTTAACATTCCGCTGTAGTCAACGCATATGTCAGTACGATGGGATGATCGCGTGATTGCGCAGTGACGATACGATGTGTGTGCCATCATCATACAACCTCGGCAACATCTCTGCAGCTGCCTCTTTTCTGTCTGACTCTGTCTCTAAGGGACTGGTCGATTTTTCAGCGGGGAAGTGGATCTATTGGGGTCAACCTGTTTTTAACTGAGGTGATTTGGGGTCATTGAAATGCTAAATGGGGAAGGGGAGGGGGAAGGGGAGGGGGGGTCGGTGCGTTTTTGAATGAAGACACGGGCTCATAATTGCATAAAATGCCTCAAACCACCCACAAATGGCATCATTCAATTGCAGTTTTCGGCGCGCCcgaatatatcagagatatctggatttttgcaaatttaaaacCTGTTATGCAAAGCATCATACCAACCACGAAATACATCATTCAGTTATAGTTTCCGGTACATCCTtggggcgcgtaactttaagatatcagagatatctgctcTGCAAAGCGTACTGATCATTATAAAGTCTGCCTGCAGTTTATCTACAAAGCataataaaaaaactttttccttaCTGTTTCTCTATGAGAACTCAGTATGAGAAAGTAAAATGCAAGAATATTCCATGATACATTGATACGTGTAGATTGGCAtagtttacaaaaacaaaaaaagacaagaaatcattcgttctcattgatgcaactattttcctcCCCGCGACAggtttttcaaataaaagttGTTTCggttttttatgagtaaaatAATAGTTAAAAACAAAGGGCAAACAAAGGGCAGCTTTTGTCATTATCaactgtgcttttatggttgcAACGATACAAGggaaggtcctctcagacaccgtgcacatcagatttggctacaaGTAATAAAAATAACTCTCCGGGGCTTCTCAGGAGATGTATTGTCAAAAGATGTAGCTAAGCTTTACCCGCATATGAAGGAAAACGGACTTTCAATGAGCCAAAACACTGAACACTGAACAAACACTGAACAAGATGGTTGGCACCAGTCCAATTATACCCACTGAAGTCTTTTAATTACTGCTGCTCTCTCTGTGATGTTAGTGATAGGCATCAATTTATGTACAGTTTttgacatctggttatgcatagaaagtgtgaaatacattcacagctaaaTACTGTATAAAATTAAACATTCCTATGCTGTAACTGACAtgtaaataatttcatcaaaataacttatatatatatatatatatatatatatatatatatatatatatatatatatatatatataattttttacacTGAGACTGAGCATGCGAAGGTCGTCAGACAGTTTCCTAATTACAGCTTGGATTGTAGTTGGAAATAGGAAAATCATCCAGATAAATTGGATAAATCCTATGATATCAAATTGTAGGAgattggtttgtttttttgagAATACCATGACGTCACTTGCTGACCACACACAAATGCGCGACAACGCACGTATGATAACGCACCcatgttaaaaataaacaggACGAGTAGATAAATATAATGCTAGGGTTTTGCAATaattgtttcaaagctgcagcGAACAGCTGATATTTAGCTGGGTGACGGGACACTCCGAGCGGAGAGACATGGTCGTCAATCCAGGTAActatatattgtatttttttcgcACAGGCGTGTGTGTATCTCATAGTGACTGCGTCTTATGTTTTTGGCAATGTTTCAGTATTCTGCTGCAactgatatcatttttattatGACCTCTGATAGCAAACTATGGGCTGTCATAGTCGGCCATAAAATGAACCTGCCAGGAGTCACAAGAATTCAGGCTTACGGTCAGTGTTATCGCACgctaatttttcatttcaacagaTAACAGATATAAATTTTCCACTGAATCCAATGCCTTTATTGTCTATTTTCCACCATTCAGTTTTaggatttattaattttttttcaaaatatcagtcgTTCtcaagaacaaaatattgtgcTCGTTATCTCCATCCCGTCGGAGAATATTTTATAGCACTTCACAAAATGTTATACGTTGATAATTCATTACCCCACTGTATTAATTGACGCTGTTCTCGAGAATATGACAAATATGCACTCCTCTGATCGTCGGGTGTCCCGGCGTCAAGGAGAACAAAAACAGCTGGGTTGATAAGTGCCCTCTATATGAGATAACAGATGAATGGACATGTCCGTCCAGCCTCGTTCCAAGTTCGCGGAGAAAAAACAACACCTGTTGGTGGCCATGGCATTGACCTTGCTGTTTGCGCGTTGAGTATCAACCGCACAGAGGGAGAGTGATATGATGAAAGATGAAAGCCATGATTTGgaataatgtcatttttttatcttttgtgATAATCATACTATAACGCGCTTGTAACCATCTTGTACTTATTCATTGATGACATCAACTTCGGGGCCTTATCTCACGAGTTATCAGCAGCGTAATTTCCTCTCGGCATTCGATCCTGATTGACACTTACGTGCATAATTCGCCTGTTCTTGTATGCTATTGGACTGCAAATTGGAATCTTTGAGATGCGTTCCAGGGATTTCATTGGGCACGTTACAGAGAGCGAAATGACATCGTTACACACGTCTAGGTCGGGAGATCCGCTGGGTCGATTTTGCAAGGGATGGTCTTCCATTACTGACACGGAGCGGAGCCGGCTTCCAAAACTTccgcaacttgtacttgttctACGTATGATGTTGATTGCTATGCACTTCTCAAAAACTAGCGTGGAGCAGAAATCACTCAGAAGGTATAGATCCTTTCAGGATAATGCGAAATTTTGGTTTCCTAGATTTGTGGTATTTTAATTCGACGGGTTATGGTCTTATTTCCTCGAGAATTTCACTTTTCACCTTCTTGTAATGATAAGACTCTTTGCAAAGCAAtacatgaatttcaaatattttcattctgcATCCTCATATATTTTACCGCCCCTACAGAGATATCTACTATCCCCATCCGATCTTTATCCTTCTGCGGTAGAGCCCCATCCCTTTGCATTTCAAGTGTATTGTGCATAACGGTCAAATATTACTTTGAATGGCTTGTATGCAGATTTATCGGATGACCACTTCCAACCAATCAGAGACAAGCGTTTGCTATTGATTAGTGGCACGTACTGTCATTGTTCCACGTGTGACACAGTAGTTGCCCTTTTGCCAGCCATTCACAAGGCTGTAGTAGCAAACTCGCATGACGTCATCGTAGTCCGCTCTGCAGCGACATTCATTTAACCGCGGGCCGGTATATCACAGTTACAGGTAACGCTGGGTCGATTGCACAATCCCCCTTCTAGATCGAAGTCTCAAAAACACCTGGGTCCCTGACTGTTTTATCGCAATCGAGTTGTTTGTGATACTattgaaggaaaaaaatgttAGCGATTTCATTGAGTTCAGAGTCTATCCTGCTTGACAGTATTTCGCTACTACCGACACAATCTCTTCTAATTGAAAATTCAAGAGTTTATCGAACAGATTACCAGGCGACGGTCAAGTACGGTATGTTACACATCAGCGCTAGAACTACACAGCCCAGCGACCGTCATCTTTCTGTCATCCAGCGTTCACAACCTGGTCTGTGCTGTAGCCCCGGGGTTATCGTAGCGACCATCGCAAGAAGTCCCCTTCCTCTTGTCTCCAATGTATCAAATgtcaatttctgtaaattttccctTTTGATCAGAAGAAAATGGTTGACGGGTTCTCATAACCGAAGGTTGAGGAATTAGACCAAAAAaatttctggtccttgacattcagcaaaagtgatgcggcgacgtggttttctattttgttttcttttttgttcctttcttttttattcctaTTCCTAAtccctttcttttttattcctaacaatgctggtttggcactattgatgcaacagttattgtcttttatcactggctgcatgatatttccgttttctttttagcatttttggacatgtaaaccgggatatcaaggatagctgtactgatgagtacGTATATCCCCCCAGTTCTGAAATGACGCGGGCGGTGACCAGAAATGATCTCTTTTTTTTCCCCCCGTAATTTTGGTTTTAGACCCTCCTTTGTCCTGGCAAACCATGGTATACGTCTACTTTTCTCAGTATGCAACactaaatagaaaataaatgaataaatataaagtAAGCATGTAAGATCAGTTACAAATCAATCAGTCAGTTAATTAACAATTAATTGATAATCATTAAACTCATCAAAAAGTCACAGCTAATACTGCCCTCGGACGCGAAACTAGATTTTTTTATCCGAATAAATGACAACCTCATATCTACCTTCGTTTGGTGTGATACCTGTTGCAATCGTTGGTTTCTGATAAAGTAGACATTAATAGTAATTCAGATAgtgcaaaaaaacaacaaaaatgtttgtcttGTTTTCCTATAGTTGTACGTTTGTAAACCCATCTTCAAGGATGCGTCTCAAAGATACGAATGGAAGTGTGTGCATCTAATGATAGCGAGTTAAAGGGAGAATTACATATATTCTGTTGGAGTTTCATAGTCTACAGAGGGCGTGTGTCAAAGGTCGAGTCAGCCATCACAAATCAAAAGAGTCATAACAATTATGATTGATTGAACTTTGATCATTAACTGGACCATCAGAGCGCGGAAGCTTCGTAGTTACCGCCGGTCTTGTAGTCAATGCCGTGCGGCTGTCATTTTGGAGGACCGTTGGTTGGTGGCGTTATTAGCACACACAAGTCAACAGGCGTCGCTATCGCACGGTCCACACGGGGCTATCGTAGCAAATCAGAGAGGCAGTCAGGTGGGAAAAATCTcccaataaaactttcaaaaactacttgcAGCCTTCCTGCTTTTTGAAACAATCTTCAGATGACTATAAGTGGTAAAGACGAGTTATTCTGAAAACAGTACTGCCGACATACGTTAAATCTTGGAACCAGACGATGTCTGAAGTCTTACACAGGTGTTCCTATGGAAATGATGTAATGCTCTGAAATATTCGGATAAAATTCGTCGTAGGCGTCCACATATGTGCCCAAAAAGGcaggaaaaaattacatttgattgattgattgattgattgattgattgattgattgatttaaagCTTCATTAGATATCATTGTTAATAAGTAAATCGTGGTCCGGACGATAGGTTTCACATATCAATGATTATACACACACGTTGTACACGGTACATTGGCTTTAGGACTAAAGCTTTGAATTTAAATTTCTATGTAAACACATTTTATGGAGAAGAATCAGAAAGtgcagttttgttttcttataCAAAGTAAATAAATGTCATCCAATACTATAGTATGTATTTCTATCACTATGGTTACTATATGcgacaaaatgacaaatatttgtgCCCCGGCGTGCCCGACATCTGTAAGAGATCTTTGTGTTATTAAAACCTACTCCAAGTCGGCGATTCCTTTGCCAAATTGTGTTTAATTGTATTCCACTACATACCGTGGGAACTAGTTCTGACAACAAACGAAAATAAACCAAAATATCGACAGCAATGCACAATTCAtcagcgttgatcgcgatttcaggtttgttactaaataaacaacacgattggagctaattttggataattggatggtgaagtaattgTCCGTTTTAAATGTAAGCTCGTCATCGGCTTTTCTGTCTGCGttttacacttgtttttatgagtaatttgtggtattgcaacattcagctatagggcacccaacacttttgagaaatttgaaaaaatatgaagatcctgttatcccaaattagttcaaattgtgTTATAGCTTCACGCGAGCGACATCAGACAACGCTAcctaaaattcggacaaattttgttgttgcatgtgcggCTAGGctattgttgcagcttgtacttTGAGCAATAAATTCATacgaattagtgtgactttacgtagccattgtaacactagcagatCGAGCTTtaattttcgtcgtttatgcggaaacgagagaaaaaaaatgacgtcatttgtgatcagcgCTATTCATTATAATACTCATAGATCTCGAGATGAAAAAGGGGGTTGCTTCAATAACGATACCTCTGAACATGACACCTTAAAgctatactgtcacctgttctaattttgccactgtgacagttaccatggaaagagaaaatctaaccaatcacagattttaagcgggtggccgctctttaaaaacagcgccctcacatgggcattttgaataccaaggaacgcccctttgaacATATTTGGGCattatttagattacaggtgactgtataactAAACTGTCCACCATCTTCATGTCAGTGTTGTGAAGATTGAACTGAGGGATGGTCTACTGAAtcgctggggggggggggggctagcGGCATGCATTGTTTCCGCATTccaaaatgtgacatttttttAGTAGACAGAGAAACATCTTCTCTCTGAAATATCACAATTTTTGGTTTCTAGTACGTTTTACTAAACGATTTTATCGTAAaagaagcaaaacaaaaaaacacattttggaACACTTCTCTCTCCCAGAGATCTACATGGTTTAATCCTTAGGCATGAaaccaaaaaatttaaaatcagttGTTTCCTTTATTTTCCACAGGTTTTCAGGCAGAGGCCGATACTTCTCTGCCATACATCGATCAGCCACCGCCCTACGATCAGTTGCCTGTTGCTTTGGCATCATCGAGTAAACTCAACGAAATCCGCACCAACGACCGTCATGCTCAGGAAACCACTTGCACGGTACCTATGACGTCAGCGATACGTCACTGTCCCACTCAACAGAACCAAAGCAACTGCAATGCATACAGGCAATATGCGATAAACTATGGCCAGTATTTACAAAACGGTGAAGTACATCCAACGGTGAGAATATAAGCTTACAATTGGAGAGAGAAGAACAATTTTAGTATCATCAATAAGTtaacaaaatacaataattttcatatcaagagtaggatttttcaaaaaaaaatattttgtgatttggGTATTTCAAAACAAGGAAAACGTACAAACCagtgaatttttcaacaatttgGTAACTTTAAAGTAGATATCCACAAAAATCAAAGAGTCGACTTTACGAACCttaaaaattgttcaaattttcatgactcgatgttttcaaaaaatgccaATGTTTCATTGTAAAGTTCTGAATAACAGAGTAGTCAAAGTCTCTTAAATATCGTTCGCATCATAATTTCGAAAGTATGACGtttttgcaatctcttcaacagAGGGCGCCCCAAGCAAATTTACCGTATGTGACAGTTGTTGACAGGACTGTGGATACACCTGTGAATAGATCCTTCAAAAAGGATATTCTTATCTTTATCTATTCCGTCATCGCTGTGCTTTTCTGTTTTATACTAGGAATGGCCGCCATCATATATTCAACAAGTGTAAGTCAGTTAAACCAACAATTCCTGCGGACTACTCATTCTATGTCTGTCAGTTTGACGTTCTCTGTGTTTGTCTGCATATCCGCCCGTCTGTCTGACTGTGTCTGTCTGAGTTTCTCATCCCCCTTTATTTCTgttcccccctctctctctcacacaaaaacacattgTTTGTTTCCTTGATGCATTTACTTGTATTCTGTATTACTTTTGGAGTGCCTCACTCGTATAACTCTAGATAGGGAGATACCAACTCTCACCGAAATGCTCTAACTTCTCAATAAATCAAGCTTTTTGAAAGGACTATGGTCTCACGTGCTGGTTTTGTCGTGTGTCGGTCTCCTTGTTTCCGTTGAAATGACTTCGTTGCCGCCATAAACATTGAGGAGTCGTGTAACCCATGTCGAGACGGAAATTCCTTGTTTAACTCGTCTTCCGTTTATTCATTTTCAGGCGATGTGCTTCCGGGAAGTGAACGTGTGGAAAGCCGAATCACATTCGAATATCGCGTTGAAGTTATCGCACGCTTCCATTGTGTGTGGACTGATCCTGTACGGTGCCATCCTGGCATTCATGGTCATGGCGAAATAGGTCACAGAGTACGGAACCTTTGGATCACTTGCGATATAACTGGGCGTTTATTCTTAATGGGGCCTGGGGAATTCAGGTGCATGAACAGCGCCGCCAGGGACAAGTAAAAGATATCACTTGGCCAGTCAGATTTACACATGTTGGTGAATTTTCTAATACTTATATCaacgatatttttatttatgctGCGAGAGGTAAGAAAGTCCCCCAGTGGCTAACTCCTCCGCATGTGTACAGAATGTACAAAACGATGAATATTATTAAGGTAAACAAGACTCTTACATTGAAAAGTGGGATGTGATAAATAACCGCTATGGATAGTTGTAAGAAAAGTTTCTTGTCTCTGTAGACTGATAAatctgttttgaaatatttctttatcAAGACTTCTATGCAGTGTTTCATCATTAATGACTTCAATGAAAAAGGTACAAAAAGTGgaacaaaaagcaacaaaaacatCACTCATTTACGTTTCTAAATTGATTAAAGCCCCATACAATATTTGCTTATATTGTGTTCCCAAAACATGCGTGTACTTTCGTGTGTGGCGGTCACTTGCTGTTATGGCTGCAATGATAGAACACTACTTTTAAATCGGTTCTGTAAATATTTCACGATATCCCTCGCAATCTTAAGTAGCATGATTTCTCTTTATGCAGGGATAAAATATTTGGAGATAAAGACCTATCATACATCATACACAGTTACTGTCGATGTATTTTCCAGTGTTTTCGTTCTGGCTACAAAATTCcgttccttgttctactccaaaaattTATCCGTAAACGTCTTGTTATGACCTTGCAAACAAAGCCAGTGTAAGTCTGTAATGCCCAATGTTGGTGAGATATGAATTCTATAGTCAGGATTAGAATTCtcacaacaacaataaatattatgtGCAACAAGGAATTTCCTTGTTGCACATAATGCGACATGTTAGCAAGCCTAATCCTTTGAATATCAACACACTTTGTGACGAAAACTACAACAAGCGAGACTTCCATTGAGAACATTTCCATAAGTCAAAACAATCGCTGTGCTCCAAAACAAGTTCAGCTAAAATCTTTCAATGTGTTGAGCACACGCACTTGAAGGTTTCGCTCGGTTTCCCTTTCAGAAATGTATCACCTCCTGGGATTATGATGTCATTTAGTGAAAGAAACTTTAGTTTTATAATTTTCTTATTTATTCGACTGGATGTAACTTTTCAAGAAAGCTTATTAAACACAGTTGAGTTGCACTTTGTATTTAACTTACAAGTTGTAAGACTATTTTGTAAAGCAAAGTTAGCTACGAGTAAGCAATAATTAGGATAACCATATCTGCGACTCTGTCCAGATTGCATGGTAAATCTCATTTCCATATAAATCAATTTTCAAGCGATCTTTCCACTGATCAGTGACGAATATTCCTTTCTTCGGCTCATTGTAATACATCTTGGATCCGTAAACGCCGCTGCATTATGCTTATATGAGCAAAAATGCACGGCAAggtgataaaattaaaaaaacgtGAGAACGATATCTATGGTGCTAGGCGATACACTGAACAAGATGCCAGCTAAAGCATTGTTCTACTCATTGCTAATATGACGAAagaatatctatctatctatctatctatctatctatctatctatctatctatctatctatctatctatctatctatctatctatctatctatctatctatctatctatctatctatctatctatcagtttgtctatctgtctgtctatctatcatctatctatctatctatctatctatcagttTGTcggtctgtcggtctgtctgccTACCTGCGCCTGCCTGCCTGACTGTCTTTCTGtctatctttctgtctgtctgtctgtctgtctgtctgtctgtctgtctctgtctatctgtctgtctctctgtctgtgtttCTGTCTCCATAAACCTATCTACCAACCTGCCTGGTTATTTACATAcctatatgtaaatgagcttacACAGgtagacagagaaacatatacagacagacagacagacactgacgAACaggatacatagatacatagatacatacatacatacatacatacatacatacatacatacatacatacatacatacatacatacatacatgcatgcatgcactaaGGTGACCTATTTAGCGAGACTTCCATTGAAAATTAAACCAGGCTGTAGG comes from Ptychodera flava strain L36383 chromosome 8, AS_Pfla_20210202, whole genome shotgun sequence and encodes:
- the LOC139138642 gene encoding uncharacterized protein; translation: MVVNPGFQAEADTSLPYIDQPPPYDQLPVALASSSKLNEIRTNDRHAQETTCTVPMTSAIRHCPTQQNQSNCNAYRQYAINYGQYLQNGEVHPTRAPQANLPYVTVVDRTVDTPVNRSFKKDILIFIYSVIAVLFCFILGMAAIIYSTSAMCFREVNVWKAESHSNIALKLSHASIVCGLILYGAILAFMVMAK